The stretch of DNA CATTCCACTGCAGCCCGGCCCGGGCACGCAGACGCAACTCATCTGAGTCGATGTTTGTGCCGTCACGCTCATCACGATCCGCAAATATGTAACCAAACCGCAGATCCCCCGAAAAATCAACGGATTGCGCAACCGCCCCAGAACTGACTGCCGCCGCCAGTGTGGCACCCAGTGCCCAACAGGAATATTTCACCTAGACTCTCTCCTTTCTGTATAAAACCCGCTGTTCTGCAGGCCTGTGTGCATCGTACTGCCTCCGGTTTTTGACCATTTAACAGAATGTCATCATTCTGTTACAAGACAGTTACGTGACATTTTAACGTCACTTATGTGTCATTTGTGTGACATTTCTACAGAAGCTAATTCCTGCGCTGGGGACGGAGGCGGTCTACGTCCCCAGTGCCGGATCGGTGGCACAAGGGGTGAGGGTGGCTGCGCAGAACCAATGGGGACGTAGACCGCCTCCGTCCCCCGTGTCAGATGAGGCACTGCAGCCCGCGGATCCCGCAGTAGCCGTCAGGATTCTTCGCCAGGTACTGCTGGTGATACTCTTCAGCGTAATAGAAGTCGGCCAGCGGCTTGATTTCTGTAGTGATGGCACCAAAACCGGCGTCGCTCAGGCGCTGCTGGGCCTGCGCCATGCTGGCTTCAGCAGCTGCCTGCTGCCCGGCATCAAGCGTATAGATGGCCGAGCGGTATTGTGTACCTTGGTCGTTGCCCTGGCGCATGCCTTCGGTGGGGTTGTGCGAGCGCCAGAAGACGGCCAGCAGATCCTGATAGCTGATGACGGCGGGATCAAAGTAGACGCGTACCACTTCGGTGTGACCGGTCTGGCCGCTGCAGACTTCTTCGTAGGTCGGGTTGGGTGTGAAGCCGCCGGCATACCCCACTGCAGTGCTGTAGACACCCGGCAGTTGCCAGAATACGCGCTCCGCTCCCCAGAAACAGCCCAGACCAAAGACGGCCTCTGACAACCCCGCCGGCAGCGGTGCTGCGATACGATGCCCGCTGACAAAATGCACACCGCTGATCTGCATGGCTGCCTCCCGGCCAGGCAAGGCCGTCTCTGCCGTTGGCATTTTGCTTTTATCTGTAAACCACATAGTAATCCCCTGCTATACATCTGCCCGTGAGGTGCCTAGAATATCACGAACAGCTGTTCTATTAAGAAAACAGCCATCAACCACTACCCGCTTCAAGCCACAAGGAATGACCCGATGAATCCAGCGCCAACCCCTTCCGCATTAATGGCCAACTACGGCCACCCCGAGCTGCAGTTTGCCCGTGGACAGGGGGTGTATCTGTACACAGCCGACAATCAGCGCTACCTGGATTTCACCAGTGGTATTGCGGTCAACTGTCTGGGCCATTGCCATCCACATCTGGTCAAGGCACTGCAGACTCAGGCGGAAACGCTGTGGCATACCTCCAACCTGTTCAGCATCATTCCCACCGAGCGGCTCGCTCAAAGGCTGGTGGATCTGAGTTTTGCGGACCGGGTGTTTTTTGCCAACTCTGGCACCGAGGCGGTGGAATGCGGCTTCAAAATGATGCGTCGTTATCATTATCATCATGGCAACAAAGCGCGCACACGCATCATTACGCTCACGCAATCCTTCCATGGTCGCACTCTGGCGCCGGTTGCTGCCTGCCGTAATCCACTGCACACCGAGGGTTTCCTGGTCGGTGACAGCGGCTTTGATCAGGTGCCTTTTGGTGATCTGGAAGCCCTGCAGGCCGCGATTACCGGGCAGACGGCAGGCGTTATTCTGGAGCCGGTGCAGGGCGAGGGAGGCATCCGTGCCGCGCCAACAGAGTACCTGCAGGCGATCCGCGATCTGTGTTACGAACACGGCATACTGCTGATGTTTGACGAGGTGCAGTCTGGCATGGGGCGCACCGGCTACCTGTTTGCACACGAAGCGCTGGGCGTGCAGCCCGATATTCTGGCCTCAGCCAAAGGCTTGGGCGGCGGCTTCCCCATTGGCGCCTGCCTGTCCAAAGAGCACGTGGCGGAAGTGATGACCGCCGGCACCCATGGCAGCACCTTTGGCGGTAACCCGCTGGCAACCGCCGTCGGCAACGCCGTACTGGACGTGTTAACCGGTCCGGGATTTCTGGACACGGTGAGCGAACGTGCCGGACAGCTGCGAGCCGGCATTGATGAGCTGACACAACGCTACCCCGGCCTGATCGGCGGCCACACCGGCCTGGGTCTGATGGTGGGCCTCAAGTGCCTGGGCAGCAATGCCGATATGATTAAAGCACTGCAGGCGCAGGGTATGCTGGCGGTGAAAGCCGGCGGCAATTCAATTCGGCTATTGCCGCCGCTGATCATCAGCGCACAGGAAGTGGAGGAAGGTCTGGCTTTGCTGGAAAAAGCCTGTCAATCACTGGTCTAGAGGATTGAATGACGAATACATTGGATGTATCACATAGCCTGCTGTCGCTGTCGGCTGACCTGTTCTGGTCGATGGCGCAGGACGGCCAGTGCCTGCAGATTTTTAATTACGCGGCCAAGACAGAACGCGCGGCGCGGGCCATCCAGGTTTCAGCATTAGATGCGCTTGTGCAGCCTGATGAACGTCAGCAATGGTGCAAAACACTTGCCAGCCATCAACCATTCCGGCAAATCGCTGTCCGCATACTGACCTCCGGCCGCCCCTGCGATCTGCAGATTACCGGCACACCGGTTTTTAACAGCGACCTGACCCTCAGTCACTATCTGTGTGTTGCCGTTGATCTGAGTGACGCCTCGGCTGTTAACGCCAATCTACAGCGTTTCCGTGCCGCCATGGATACCTCTCTGGATATGATTTTCCTGGTCGACAGAGAAACCCTGAGCTTCACTGATGTGAACAATACTGCGTGCCTGGAGCTGGGCATGAGCCGTCAGGAGATGCTGAAGGCCGGTCCTTCCAAGATACTGGACTCCTCCGAGCAGGAACTGATTCAGCGTTACGACAGACTCATTTTTGAGGGTCAGAGCAGCCGAATTGAACGTGTTATGACCCGGCCCGATGGCGAAGAGCGTGCCCTGGAGGTCTACAGCCGGGCAACGCAAATCGACGGCCGCTGGGTTATCATTGGCGTGGCACGCGATATAACCGATCGTAAACGCGCTGAAAACCGGGCCCTGCACCTGCAACGCATGTTTTCGGCACTGAGTCTGACCAACGAGGCCATTTTACGCGCCGAGAGCGAACAATCGCTGTTTCAGGATGTCTGCACAGCAGCCGTGTCTTCAGGACTGTTTACGATCACCTCCATCCTCAGCCCGCTGCCAAGTGGTCGCTTCAAGGCAATTGCCAATGCCGGCAATTACACCCGGCAGCCAGAAAAAATACTGGTCACCACCACACCGGATATTCCTGAAGGACGTGGCCTGACCAGTGAAGCCTGGCGACAGCATAAAGCCATGCTGAGCAATCATTTCAAGACCGATGAACGTACGCGCCCGTGGCATGACCTGGCGGAACAGTTTGATATCGGCAGCGCGGCGGCCTACCCCCTGTTTAAACGTAAACAGTGCGTGGCAGTGATGCTGTTTTATGCCCGGCCGGTCAACATGTTCGACCCTGAAACCCAATCCATCCTGCAGAGCATGGCCGACAATATTTCCTTTGCACTGGATAACTTTGCGGCGGATGAGGAGCAGGCGCGCGCGGCAGAAGCCATTCGCCGGAACGAGGAACGCTTTCGCAGCCTGGTTCACCTGACATCAGACTATTACTGGGAGATGGATGCCAGATTAAAGGTGCAGCAGTACGAAGGACGCATTGAGGATGAACTTAACCGGGAAGCTGTGCAGATGCTGATAGGCAACCGCATGTGGGACCTGCCCGGGGTCGAACCAGACAGTGGCACCTGGCGTCGCTTCAAAAGTCTGCTGCGCAAAAAGAAAGCATTCCGCGACATTGACCTGTCCTTTACCAACTCAGCGGGTCGGGTATATTACTTTACGCTTGCTGGCGAACCCATTTTTGACAATGAGCGCTTTGCCGGTTACCGGGGGATCGCACGCGATATCACCGAACGCAAACAGGCCTCCAATCGCATTAAACATCTGGCCACGCATGACATGCTGACCGGCCTGCCCAACCGTGTCATGTTTCAGGAGTTATTGCGCAGCACCATCCGCACGGCCAATCGCTATAAAGATCATCGTTTTGCGGTGCTGTTTATCGACCTGGACCGATTTAAAAACGTGAACGACACCTTTGGTCATAACACCGGAGACCAGTTGCTGGCGGCAGTGGCCAATCGGCTGAAAGAACCGCTGCGTGAAAGCGACATCGTGGCCCGCCTGGGCGGCGATGAGTTTGTGGTGCTGCTAAACCGGGTGAGCGAGCGGGATAAAGCCTTACACATTGCCGAGAACATTCTGAAAACCTTCAGCCAACCCATCAAGATGGACGATAGAGAGTTTCTGATTGGTGGCAGTATCGGCATCAGTCTGTTTGGCGAAGATGCGCGCAACGAAGAAGAAGTCATGAATCATGCCGACACAGCCATGTATGCAGCCAAGGAAACCGGTCGCAATAATGTGCAGTGTTATTCGGCACGGCTGCATCAACACAGCCAGGAACGCGCCAATCTGGCCGTGCAGCTGCGCCACGCCCTGGCCAACGGACAACTCAGCCTGTATTACCAGGCAAAATTGTCAATAGACGAAGGCCGTGTTGTTGGGGTGGAAGCCCTGATGCGCTGGCATCATCCGGAGCTGGGTGAAATTTCGCCGGCACAGTTTATACCTATCGCCGAGGACAATGGCATGATAGTGCCACTGGGTGAATGGGCACTGGAAACCGCCCTTCAGCAGCTCAGTGAATGGGACGCCCTGGGTCTGCCGCCGCTGCACATGGCAGTGAACCTGTCGGCCCGACAATTTAACTCGCCAGATCTGCGCAAACAGATCAAGTCAGCATTAACAAACAGCGGCATCGCCGCTCATCGCCTGGAGCTGGAGATCACCGAGAGTCTGGTGGTGCAAAATCCCGATACCAGTATCGCGCTGATGAAAAAGATTCAGGGCATGGGCGTGCGCTTTGCGCTGGACGATTTTGGCACCGGCTATTCCTCGCTGGGACAGTTGCGCCACTATCCGATCGACACACTCAAGATTGACCGGGCTTTTGTCCGCGACCTGGCCATCAGCCGCGAAGACCAGGCCATCAGCAAGGCCATAATCTCCATGGGTAAAACCCTGGGTCTGACAGTCGTTGCCGAAGGCGTGGAGAACGTTGATCAGCTTAACTTTCTGCGCAGTTACCAGTGCGACCATACACAGGGCTTCTACTGCCATCGCCCTGCCCCCGCCGGGCAGTTTGTCTCCTGGTACCGGCAGCACCTGTCAATGCAGCATTCCCCCTGCTCCGAATAGCATGTCAGATTTTACTTACATCAACTTAAGTTTCCTGCATCGCCGCCGTTATTAAAGCTGTAAACCCACAGCGCATTACGAAGAGACAACACCATGGCTGAACGCAGAAACTTCTCCGCCAGTGAGAAGCTGGTCTCCACCACTGACCTGAAGAGCTACATCCGCTACGCCAATCCGGAATTTATCAAGATTTCAGGTTTTACCGAGCAGGAGCTGGTCGGCTCGCCGCATAATATTGTGCGTCATCCGGACATGCCAAAGGATGCCTTTAAGGCGCTGTGGGATACCGTTCAACAGGGCAAACCCTGGATGGGCATGGTCAAAAACCAGTGCAAAAATGGCGATTATTACTGGGTGGATGCCTACGTAACACCGGTTTATGAGGGCGGCAAGGTGACTGGCTATCAGTCGGTTCGCTCTTGCCCAGACCAGGTGCATGTGGATGCCGCGGAGTCGCTGTACGGCAAGATCCGTCGCGGAATGTCGGTGCGCCTGCAAGCCATGCTGGGCTGGCGGCAGAGCGTACTGGCGGTACAGGCACTGGCCGTGGCACTGATGCTGGCCGTGGTACTGGTGCCGGCACTGGATGGACTGGCCGGCACGGCACTGGCGGTGCTGGCGGCACTGGCCGGTCTGGGTGGCACGGCGGCGCTGCTATCGCAACTGACCCCGCTGGTGGAACAGGCCGAGACGATTATCGACGACCCCCTGGCCCGCCTGGTGTATACCGGCCATCGCAATGAACTGGGCAGCATTGAGCTGGCCATCAAGGCACGTAAATCACAGGTTGATACCATTCTGAAACGGGTGGATGAGTCGGCTTCACGCCTCGATCAGCTGGCCGCACAGGCCAACGCCGCCGTTGCGGAAACCGACACCGCCATCAATCATCAGGAAGCCGAACTGGCCTCGGTCTCATCGGCCGTTACGGAAATGTCCAGTGCCATTCAGGAAGTGGCCAGCAACACCGCTAACACCTCAACAGCAGCCGAACAGGCTGACCAGAACGTCGTTAATGGTCATCAGTCGATTGACGAAAGCCTGTCTGCCACCACCCAGCTGGCCACCAATATCGACGATATTACCCGCATGATCGAGGATCTGGGTGAAGACAGCACGGCCATCGGCTCAGTCATTGAGGTGATCAACGGTATTGCCGAGCAGACTAATCTGCTGGCTCTTAATGCCGCCATTGAGGCGGCGCGTGCCGGTGAGCAGGGTCGCGGTTTTGCCGTGGTGGCAGACGAGGTGCGCACTCTGGCGCAGCGCACCCAGAACTCTACTGTGCAGATTAAGGAAATCATCAACCGTATTCAGGGCAGCACCCAGAGCTGTGTGGAGTCAATTGCCAGCGCCCAGGAAAAAGCTCAGCGCTGTGTGAACTTCAACCAGGAGGCCGGCCAGGCCTATACCTCTATCAGCAAGGCTGTGTCAGACATTCGCAATATGACCTTCCAGGTGGCCACGGCGGTTGAGGAGCAAAGCGCGGTGGCCGAGGAAGTAAACCGTAATATCGTCAATATCCAGACACAGTCCGAGCGTACCAGCGAGGCCTCGGCCTCCACTGCAGACATCAGCAAGCGCCTGGCGCGTGACATTTCGGCGATGCATGAGCTGGTGAAGCAGTTCTCTGCCTGACGTGTGAATCCGTTCATTTTTGGTTTAGAATCGGTCGCAAGACAATGACAAAAACCAAAGCGGGAGCGGATTCATGCACTACCCCCAACTGAGTTTCGATTTCGACGAAAGCCTGCGCATGCTGCAAGACCAGGTGCAGCAGTTTGCCGCCCGGGAAATTGCCCCGCGCGCCGCCGAAATCGATCAGAGCAATGACTTTCCGGCTGAGCTATGGCGCAAAATGGGCGACCTGGGTTTGCTGGGCATTACTGTCTCTGAGGAATATGGCGGCGCCGACATGGGTTATCTGGCTCATGTGATCGTTGCTGAGGAAATCAGCCGCGCGTCTGCCAGCGTTGGCCTGAGCTACGGCGCTCACTCCAATCTGTGTGTGAACCAGATTTTCCGTAACGGCACAGATGAACAGCGACGCCATTATCTGCCAAAACTGATCTCTGGCGAACACACCGGCGCGCTGGCCATGAGTGAACACAATGCTGGCTCCGATGTAGTCAGCATGCAACTGACCGCGCGGCGCGATGGCGATGATTTTGTGCTGAACGGCAGCAAAATGTGGATCACCAACGGCCCCGATGCACACGTCTATGTTATCTACGCCAAAACCGATCTGGACGCAGGTCCTCACGGCATCACGGCATTTATCGTCGAACGGGATCTGAAGGGCTTTTCCCGCTCTCCCAAACTGGACAAGCTGGGCATGCGTGGCTCCAATACCTGCGAACTGGTTTTTGAAGACTGTCGTGTGCCGGCCAGCCAGATTCTGGGTGGCGAGAACCGCGGCGTTCAGGTGCTGATGAGCGGACTGGATTACGAGCGCGTGGTGCTGTCCGGGGGGCCACTGGGCATCATGCAGGCCTGTATGGATGTGGTGGTGCCTTATGTGCACGATCGCAAGCAGTTTGGGCAGTCCATCGGGGAGTTTCAATTTATTCAGGGCAAGGTGGCAGACATGTACACGGCGCTGAACGCCTCGCGAGCCTATGTGTACGCGGTAGCCCGGGCCTGTGATCGGGGCGAAACAACGCGCAAGGATGCGGCCGGCGCGATTCTGTTCAGTTCGGATCATGCAACGAAGCTGGCCCTGGAGGCGATTCAGATTCTGGGTGGCAACGGGTATATCAATGACTATCCGACGGGGCGGCTGCTGCGTGATGCCAAGCTGTACGAGATTGGCGCGGGGACGCAGGAAATCCGGCGCATGCTGATTGGCCGGGAGCTGTTCCGTGAGACGGCTTGAGCGGGTAATCTCTTCCGCGTCCGCCTTCAGTGCCTATCGGCCATGGCAACCGGATGTCAGGTCGGATCCGGCCATCTTGTTCCCCCGTACAACCGGCGCTGCGGAACTCGACCTCGCCGCACAGCGGCTCGGGACTCGGACAGGCCTCGCGCTTATTCGGTTGTACGGGGAAACAAGAAAGCATGGCCTGATTGGATCCGACCTGACATCCGGCTGCCAAGGCCTGGAATTGGCTTTGGTGGGTGCGTCAGGCATTACCCGCTCAAGCCGTCTCGCGGACTCAGCATTGAGCAGAACATGCGCCGGTTTTCCGCTGGGTGTAACGCGGGGGACGGAGGCGGTCTACGTCCCCTTTTCTGTTAGCGCCAACCGGCAAGCTACCGGGCGGGGGGAAGGTTCCTCGGGTACACCCTCGCTCACATTCCCCCCGCCCGGCAACTCGCCTGGATTGAACAGCGGCGCTGGGGACGTAGACCGCCTCCGTCCCCAGCGCAGCGAGGGTGAGTTCCGCAGCGCCGGCTGGGCAGGCAATGATGGTGGCCAGTTCCAACGGTGCCCGCACTCACCTGCCCCGCTTTCGATCGAAGCTGTTCTAGCTGCCAGGGAGATATTATGAAACGGATTCAGAGTACGGTTGATCGGAACTCCCCGGAGTTCAAGCATAATTATGCGCATCACACACGGCTGCGCGATGAGTTGCAGGCGTTGACCGCTCAGCTTGCGCTGGGGGGTGATGAGAAGTCGCGTGAGCGCCATGTGTCACGCGGTAAATTGTTGCCGCGTGAACGGGTTGAGGCGCTACTGGATACCGGGTCGCCGTTTCTGGAGTTTTCGCAGCTGGCGGCCTGGCAGGTTTACGATGATGACATTCCCGGCGCTGGACTGATCAGTGGCATCGGTATGGTTTCCGGGCAGGCCTGTGTGATTGTGGCCAACGACGCTACCGTCAAAGGTGGCACGTATTACCCTTTGAGTGTGAAAAAGCATCTGCGGGCGCAGCAGATTGCGGCAGAGAACCACCTGCCCTGCATCTATCTGGTTGATTCCGGCGGCGCCAATCTGCCGCATCAGGCAGAGGTGTTTCCGGATCGTGAACACTTCGGGCGAATATTTTTTAATCAGGCACGCATGTCTGCCGCGGGAATACCGCAGATTGCCGCAGTGATGGGCTCATGTACCGCTGGCGGTGCCTACGTGCCGGCCATGGCAGATGAATCGATTATTGTCCGTGATCAGGGTACGATTTTTCTGGGTGGCCCGCCGCTCGTTAAGGCAGCAACCGGCGAGGAAGTCTCGGCGGAGGAATTGGGCGGTGGACGTGTGCATGCCGAGATCTCCGGCGTTGCTGATCAGTTGGCCGATAATGATATGCATGCCCTGGCGCTGGTGCGTCGCAGTATCGCCAGGCTGAACAGAACCGGAGTCTCGCTGAATTTAAATGCACCTGCCCCTTTATACGACACGGACGAGATTTACGGCATCGTCCCTGCGGATGTTCGCACGCCTTATGATGTACGGGAAATTATCGCGCGCATTGTAGATGGCTCCGTGTTTGATGAGTTCAAACCACTTTACGGTTCAACTCTGGTTTGTGGTTTTGCGGACATCTTCGGCCAGCCGGTGGGCATTCTTGCCAATAACGGCATACTGTTTTCGGAAAGTGCGCTGAAGGGTGCACATTTTATTCAGCTGTGTTGCCAGCGCGGCATACCCCTGCTCTTTTTGCAAAACATCACCGGCTTTATGGTAGGCAAGAAATACGAGCATGAAGGTATTGCCAAAAACGGCGCGAAATTGGTTAACGCCGTAGCCACGGCGAATGTTCCAAAGCTGACAGTGTTGATCGGCGGCAGTTTTGGCGCGGGCAATTATGGCATGTGCGGTCGTGCCTATGATCCACGCTTTTTGTGGACCTGGCCGAATGCACGCATCTCGGTGATGGGCGGACCACAGGCTGCCGGCGTGTTGGCACAGCTTCGCGGCGAATGGCTGGCCTCCAAAGGAACGCCCTGGACCGCAGATGAAGAACGTCTCTTCAAAAAACCCATCGAAGATAAATATGAACATGAGGGACATCCTTATTACGCCAGTGCCAGACTCTGGGACGATGGCATCATCGCCCCGGCGGACACACGCACCGTACTGGGCCTGTCTTTATTCGCGGCGCGCCATGCACCAGCACAGGACACCCGCTTTGGCGTATTCAGGATGTGAGGAAAAGCAGGATGTCTGACAAAAATTTTAGTGATGTATTGCAGATTGAAAAGCCGGCAAGTGGCATCGCAGAAATCTGGCTGAATCGACCCGAGAAACACAACGCCTTTGACCCTGCGCTGATTGCCGCCATTCATCGCGCACTGGACACCTTGCGTGATGATTCGTCGACTCGCGTCGTCATCATCGCCGGTCGCGGCAAAAGTTTCTGCTCCGGTGCTGATCTGAATTACATGAAGTCCATGGTGAACTTTTCGCATGCTGAAAATGTTGCCGATGCCGGTCGCCTGTCAGCCATGCTGCAGACATTACATCGCTTTCCCAAACCGGTGATTGCGGCCGTGCACGGCAATGTGTTTGCAGGCGCAACAGGCATTGTCGCCTGCTCTGATTTTGTGATCGCCGCCGACAGTGCGCGTTTCTGTATCAGCGAAGTCAAACTGGGTCTGGTACCCGCCGTGATCAGCCCTTATGTGATGTCACGCATTGGCCCGCATCAGGCACGGCGCTATTTTCTGACAGCAGAAGTTTTTGATGCCGCCGCCGCTCAGCGCGTCGGCCTGGTTCACGAATGCGTTGCCGACGATTCAGTGATGGCCTACGCGCATGCCCGAGCCATGGAAATGCTGCGCAACGCCCCTGCCTCACTGGCAGATACCAAAACCCTGATTCGCGAACTGGTGCCCGTTCCCTCCTCTCCCGAACTGTCGCAACTCACCTGCG from Pseudohongiella spirulinae encodes:
- the msrA gene encoding peptide-methionine (S)-S-oxide reductase MsrA; translated protein: MWFTDKSKMPTAETALPGREAAMQISGVHFVSGHRIAAPLPAGLSEAVFGLGCFWGAERVFWQLPGVYSTAVGYAGGFTPNPTYEEVCSGQTGHTEVVRVYFDPAVISYQDLLAVFWRSHNPTEGMRQGNDQGTQYRSAIYTLDAGQQAAAEASMAQAQQRLSDAGFGAITTEIKPLADFYYAEEYHQQYLAKNPDGYCGIRGLQCLI
- a CDS encoding bifunctional diguanylate cyclase/phosphodiesterase, whose amino-acid sequence is MTNTLDVSHSLLSLSADLFWSMAQDGQCLQIFNYAAKTERAARAIQVSALDALVQPDERQQWCKTLASHQPFRQIAVRILTSGRPCDLQITGTPVFNSDLTLSHYLCVAVDLSDASAVNANLQRFRAAMDTSLDMIFLVDRETLSFTDVNNTACLELGMSRQEMLKAGPSKILDSSEQELIQRYDRLIFEGQSSRIERVMTRPDGEERALEVYSRATQIDGRWVIIGVARDITDRKRAENRALHLQRMFSALSLTNEAILRAESEQSLFQDVCTAAVSSGLFTITSILSPLPSGRFKAIANAGNYTRQPEKILVTTTPDIPEGRGLTSEAWRQHKAMLSNHFKTDERTRPWHDLAEQFDIGSAAAYPLFKRKQCVAVMLFYARPVNMFDPETQSILQSMADNISFALDNFAADEEQARAAEAIRRNEERFRSLVHLTSDYYWEMDARLKVQQYEGRIEDELNREAVQMLIGNRMWDLPGVEPDSGTWRRFKSLLRKKKAFRDIDLSFTNSAGRVYYFTLAGEPIFDNERFAGYRGIARDITERKQASNRIKHLATHDMLTGLPNRVMFQELLRSTIRTANRYKDHRFAVLFIDLDRFKNVNDTFGHNTGDQLLAAVANRLKEPLRESDIVARLGGDEFVVLLNRVSERDKALHIAENILKTFSQPIKMDDREFLIGGSIGISLFGEDARNEEEVMNHADTAMYAAKETGRNNVQCYSARLHQHSQERANLAVQLRHALANGQLSLYYQAKLSIDEGRVVGVEALMRWHHPELGEISPAQFIPIAEDNGMIVPLGEWALETALQQLSEWDALGLPPLHMAVNLSARQFNSPDLRKQIKSALTNSGIAAHRLELEITESLVVQNPDTSIALMKKIQGMGVRFALDDFGTGYSSLGQLRHYPIDTLKIDRAFVRDLAISREDQAISKAIISMGKTLGLTVVAEGVENVDQLNFLRSYQCDHTQGFYCHRPAPAGQFVSWYRQHLSMQHSPCSE
- a CDS encoding carboxyl transferase domain-containing protein is translated as MKRIQSTVDRNSPEFKHNYAHHTRLRDELQALTAQLALGGDEKSRERHVSRGKLLPRERVEALLDTGSPFLEFSQLAAWQVYDDDIPGAGLISGIGMVSGQACVIVANDATVKGGTYYPLSVKKHLRAQQIAAENHLPCIYLVDSGGANLPHQAEVFPDREHFGRIFFNQARMSAAGIPQIAAVMGSCTAGGAYVPAMADESIIVRDQGTIFLGGPPLVKAATGEEVSAEELGGGRVHAEISGVADQLADNDMHALALVRRSIARLNRTGVSLNLNAPAPLYDTDEIYGIVPADVRTPYDVREIIARIVDGSVFDEFKPLYGSTLVCGFADIFGQPVGILANNGILFSESALKGAHFIQLCCQRGIPLLFLQNITGFMVGKKYEHEGIAKNGAKLVNAVATANVPKLTVLIGGSFGAGNYGMCGRAYDPRFLWTWPNARISVMGGPQAAGVLAQLRGEWLASKGTPWTADEERLFKKPIEDKYEHEGHPYYASARLWDDGIIAPADTRTVLGLSLFAARHAPAQDTRFGVFRM
- a CDS encoding isovaleryl-CoA dehydrogenase; its protein translation is MHYPQLSFDFDESLRMLQDQVQQFAAREIAPRAAEIDQSNDFPAELWRKMGDLGLLGITVSEEYGGADMGYLAHVIVAEEISRASASVGLSYGAHSNLCVNQIFRNGTDEQRRHYLPKLISGEHTGALAMSEHNAGSDVVSMQLTARRDGDDFVLNGSKMWITNGPDAHVYVIYAKTDLDAGPHGITAFIVERDLKGFSRSPKLDKLGMRGSNTCELVFEDCRVPASQILGGENRGVQVLMSGLDYERVVLSGGPLGIMQACMDVVVPYVHDRKQFGQSIGEFQFIQGKVADMYTALNASRAYVYAVARACDRGETTRKDAAGAILFSSDHATKLALEAIQILGGNGYINDYPTGRLLRDAKLYEIGAGTQEIRRMLIGRELFRETA
- a CDS encoding enoyl-CoA hydratase-related protein, with the translated sequence MSDKNFSDVLQIEKPASGIAEIWLNRPEKHNAFDPALIAAIHRALDTLRDDSSTRVVIIAGRGKSFCSGADLNYMKSMVNFSHAENVADAGRLSAMLQTLHRFPKPVIAAVHGNVFAGATGIVACSDFVIAADSARFCISEVKLGLVPAVISPYVMSRIGPHQARRYFLTAEVFDAAAAQRVGLVHECVADDSVMAYAHARAMEMLRNAPASLADTKTLIRELVPVPSSPELSQLTCELIARVRAGDEAQAGLQAFLDKRPAPWIADDGETA
- a CDS encoding methyl-accepting chemotaxis protein; the encoded protein is MAERRNFSASEKLVSTTDLKSYIRYANPEFIKISGFTEQELVGSPHNIVRHPDMPKDAFKALWDTVQQGKPWMGMVKNQCKNGDYYWVDAYVTPVYEGGKVTGYQSVRSCPDQVHVDAAESLYGKIRRGMSVRLQAMLGWRQSVLAVQALAVALMLAVVLVPALDGLAGTALAVLAALAGLGGTAALLSQLTPLVEQAETIIDDPLARLVYTGHRNELGSIELAIKARKSQVDTILKRVDESASRLDQLAAQANAAVAETDTAINHQEAELASVSSAVTEMSSAIQEVASNTANTSTAAEQADQNVVNGHQSIDESLSATTQLATNIDDITRMIEDLGEDSTAIGSVIEVINGIAEQTNLLALNAAIEAARAGEQGRGFAVVADEVRTLAQRTQNSTVQIKEIINRIQGSTQSCVESIASAQEKAQRCVNFNQEAGQAYTSISKAVSDIRNMTFQVATAVEEQSAVAEEVNRNIVNIQTQSERTSEASASTADISKRLARDISAMHELVKQFSA
- a CDS encoding aspartate aminotransferase family protein, with product MNPAPTPSALMANYGHPELQFARGQGVYLYTADNQRYLDFTSGIAVNCLGHCHPHLVKALQTQAETLWHTSNLFSIIPTERLAQRLVDLSFADRVFFANSGTEAVECGFKMMRRYHYHHGNKARTRIITLTQSFHGRTLAPVAACRNPLHTEGFLVGDSGFDQVPFGDLEALQAAITGQTAGVILEPVQGEGGIRAAPTEYLQAIRDLCYEHGILLMFDEVQSGMGRTGYLFAHEALGVQPDILASAKGLGGGFPIGACLSKEHVAEVMTAGTHGSTFGGNPLATAVGNAVLDVLTGPGFLDTVSERAGQLRAGIDELTQRYPGLIGGHTGLGLMVGLKCLGSNADMIKALQAQGMLAVKAGGNSIRLLPPLIISAQEVEEGLALLEKACQSLV